A genomic segment from Saimiri boliviensis isolate mSaiBol1 chromosome 14, mSaiBol1.pri, whole genome shotgun sequence encodes:
- the LOC101037080 gene encoding kinesin-like protein KIF28P: MDPQGQGSCTLSVWDEGPPHFGSNGTDLDVGFPSERGSDALSRFGDDVFQPKRVAAEAVSADRLGAADSGDGTADPSVLAVFQDYIKLMPLVAEANQMSEELKKGLNMELKVKNLASSDSRGYDLKEVMVKVTNRRTQEVWIWSKAKFINRKFLMEERYQRFLDGDDSPVAQDDDPFWDPVEVTHLGSAHIWLQSLAYCRKPEEQAEFLNCDGLEEAVLRICMAPCSPTGQTHGGEDVVIDPLELLGKRMDFQIHIVRCLGIKWMKEDAKRGIQIGYRIYDLPNTIYTKPVWKSVNPRIEDTIQFTALNASQEFLNYLQTNALIVDLWGLQEGCTELSCNQLGLMVTGKGHILVDTKKISTVKDTTSNHIPELYLKLFKLEQETELLRNINRALREENVLLKESLAKTASGQGKRLLNSAHKPSNTLKISGMTAQLPSAREVSHMCAQQASYDREFAKALKVFYQSMNTARGQLFRLRQYKPPGNDQLLQPFVCQQSQMFKDLGDLLESSLWKLKNDVALIVKKKREYLLHMK, from the exons ATGGACCCCCAGGGCCAAGGGAGCTGCACCCTCAGTGTGTGGGATGAAG GACCGCCTCATTTTGGATCCAACGGTACCGACCTGGATGTGGGGTTTCCTTCAGAGCGGGGCAGTGACGCCCTCAGCAGGTTCGGTGACGACGTCTTCCAGCCGAAGAGGGTGGCCGCGGAGGCGGTGAGCGCGGACAGGCTCG GTGCTGCGGACAGTGGAGACGGTACGGCAGACCCCAGTGTCCTGGCTGTGTTCCAGGACTACATCAAACTCATGCCACTGGTTGCAGAAGCCAACCAAATGAGTGAAGAGCTGAAGAAG GGACTTAACATGGAATTGAAGGTGAAGAATTTAGCATCATCAGATTCCAGGGGCTATGACCTAAAGGAGGTGATGGTGAAGGTGACCAACCGCAGGACTCAGGAG GTGTGGATATGGTCAAAAGCCAAGTTCATCAATAGGAAATTCCTAATGGAGGAACGTTACCAGCGCTTTCTAGATGGAGACGACAGCCCCGTGGCTCAAGACGACGACCCTTTCTGGGATCCCGTCGAGGTCACCCACTTGGGCTCGGCTCACATCTGGCTCCAGTCGCTGGCCTACTGCAGGAAGCCGGAGGAGCAGGCGGAGTTTCTGAACTGCGACGGGCTGGAGGAGGCCGTGCTGCGTATCTGCATGGCACCTTGCTCCCCCACAGGACA AACACATGGAGGGGAGGATGTGGTTATCGACCCTTTGGAGCTGCTGGGCAAGAGGATGGATTTCCAGATTCACATTGTCCGGTGCCTTGGCATCAAGTGGATGAAGGAAGACGCAAAGCGGGGCATTCAGATAGG gtACAGAATTTATGACCTTCCAAACACCATCTATACCAAACCTGTATGGAAAAGTGTGAATCCACGAATTGAAGACACCATCCAATTTACAGCCTTAAATGCATCTCAGGAGTTTCTGAATTATTTGCAGACAAATGCCCTTATTGTTGACCTATGGGGCCTTCAAG AAGGCTGCACCGAGCTGAGCTGCAATCAGCTGGGTCTCATGGTCACAGGTAAAGGCCACATCCTGGTAGACACCAAGAAAATTTCCACTGTGAAGGATACAA CATCAAACCACATACCAGAACTTTATCTGAAGCTGTTCAAGTTAGAGCAGGAGACAGAACTGCTCAGAAACATTAACAGAGCCCTCCGAGAGGAGAACGTGCTTCTCAAAGAATCACTTGCGAAAACTGCTTCTGGTCAAGGTAAGAGACTGCTCAA CTCAGCCCATAAGCCTTCCAACACTCTGAAGATAAGCGGGATGACAGCACAACTGCCATCAGCCAGAGAGGTGAGCCACATGTGTGCACAGCAAGCCAGCTACGACCGAGAATTTGCCAAGGCTCTCAAGGTGTTCTACCAAAGCATGAACACGGCAAGAGGGCAGCTTTTCAGACTGAGGCAGTACAAACCTCCTGGAA atgaTCAACTACTTCAACCATTTGTATGCCAACAGTCACAGATGTTTAAGGATTTGGGGGATCTACTTGAATCCAGCTTGTGGAAACTGAAAAATGATGTTGCTCTTATagtgaaaaaaaagagagaatatttacTGCATATGAAATAG